ACGCCATGTTAAAAGGAGCAGCTATTAGATTGCTTCGACAAGAAACAATTGATTTAGCACTTGTAACAATTGCTATTGAAGGTGATACGGAGGCAATTCGGGAAGCAATTGAAATTGGTACGAAAATGGCCAAAGCTGCTAACCAGTGGATTGCCTCTACTACTATTTTACGCCCTGAAGATGCTGTTAACGGTTTAGTGATGGAAATTGCTAAAAAACCAACGTAATCACACAATCATTTGAAAAGGTGGGAGATGGAATTTGAAAGTAGATTTATCTGGTAAGGTTGTTATTGTTACTGGCGGAAGTAAAGGAATTGGTAAAGGCATTGCGACCGTATTTGCTAAGCAGGGTGCTCATGTCGTTATCGCTGCAAGAGGCTTAGAGCATACAACAAAATTAGCAACTGAGTTACAAATGCAGGGCTACTCTGCTTCTGGGGCAGCGGTTGATGTAGAAAGCTATGAATCTGTGAAAAACATGGCACAAGAGGTTGCTAGTAAATATGGGGCCATCGATATTTTATGCTCAAATGCTGGTATTTTTCCATCTGTCAAGCTAGAGGATATGAGCACAGACCAATGGGACCATGTGTTGAATGTTAACGCGAGAGGAACAATGTTTGCTGTGAAAGCATGTGTTCCTTATTTAAAGAATGCGGATTATGGAAGAGTCATTATTACTTCCTCCATTACAGGACCAGTGACAGGATATGCAGGGTGGACACACTATGCAGCAAGTAAAGCAGCACAGCTTGGTTTTATGCGGACTGCAGCACTTGAATTAGCACACTATAATATTACCGTTAATGCAGTTCTTCCAGGCAATATTGCAACAGAAGGATTAGATGGTCTTGGAGAGGAATATTTGCAGAAGATGGCAAAGGCAATTCCATTCGGTGGATTGGGCAGTGTTGAGGATATTGCCTATGCAGCACTATTCCTCAGCAGCAAGGAAGCAGGTTTTATTACAGGACAATCCATTATTATTGATGGTGGACAAACATTACCAGAAGATGCTGAAGCATTTTAAAAACGTAGGGGGAATTGAAGGATGAATAATTTTGGTGCATTAGGAATGATTGAAACAAAAGGGCTAGTCGGCTCCATTGAGGCGGCCGATGCAATGGTAAAGGCTGCAAATGTCAATATCATTGGTAAGGTACATGTGGGTGGGGGAATTGTCACAGTCCTTGTACGTGGAGATGTAGGAGCAGTAAAAGCAGCAACTGATGCAGGAGCAGCAGCTGCACAGCGAGTAGGAGAACTGCTGTCTGTTCATGTGATTCCACGCCCACATGCAGAGTTAGAAGCGATTTTACCGTTGACTTAGAAATGAGGTGGAATGATGAATCAACAAGCAATAGAGCAAATTGTGAATGAGGTCATTGCTGAATTACTGCATACAAAGCAGGAAGCGCCTATTACACAATACGACATTCCCATCGGTATTTCAGCGAGACATATTCATTTGAAACAGGAGCATGTAGAGCATCTCTTTGGTAAGGGAGAGCAATTAACAGCAAAAAAGATGCTGTCCCAACCAGGGCAGTTCGCAGCTAATGAAACATTAATGGTTGTTGGTCCAAAGGGCAGTATTTCAAATGTCCGTGTTTTAGGCCCTGCTCGTTCCTTAACACAGGTTGAAGTTAGCCATACAGATGCTATTGCATTAGGCATTCAGCCACCAATAAGAGAATCTGGCAATATTGCAGGATCAGCAAGCTGCACGTTAGTTGGCCCGAAAGGTAGTTTATATTTACATGAGGGAGTTATTATTGCCCAGGCACACATCCATATGTCACCAGAGGAAGCAAGTGGGTTAAACGTTTTCGATGGAGAGTATGTGTCAATAAAAACGCAAGGTATCCGACCTGTGACATTTCATCATGTGAAAGTACGAGTTTCAGAGCGCTATCGTTTAGAGATGCATATTGATACTGATGAAGCAAATGCTGGCTTCCTAAAATCTGGAGCAACAGGCACTTTAGTAAAAGAAAATAAGGAAGAGCTTACGTATAATTCCTCCCAAAAAACTACTATTGTGCAGGCAAATGAAATTAATGAAAGAATAATAACTGAAAAGGATTTATTAGCCTTTCAGGGACAAACAATTATCGTTCCTCGATTTACTAGATTCACTGCACTCGCAATGGATGCGGTGGTAACTTTAGGGATTACTATAGAGTATAAAGATGAAGGATGATGATACATGCGTATAGGTACAGTCGTAGGAAATATTTGGGCAACACGTAAAGAAGAAGGGCTTCAGGGATTGAAATTGCTCATTATTCAACCTAAAAAAACAGATGGACAACTTGGTGATGAGCAAATCGTTGCGGCAGATCGAATTGGCGCGGGTGTTGGTGATGATGTGATTTTAACGATGGGCAGTGCTGCTGTTCGAAGCTTTTCAAAAGAAACAATTTGTCCAATTGATGCCATTATTGTAGGCATAATTGATGCAACAGAGGGATCGTGAGGTGAAAGCAATGAAAGAAGCGATTGGTATGATTGAAACATATGGTATGGTCGGCTCTATTGAGGCAGCAGACGCTATGCTAAAGGCCTCGAATGTCCAATTAGTCAAACATGAATTAATAGATGGTGGGATTGTAACTGTTATTGTTGAGGGGGATGTTGGAGCTGTGCAGGCAGCTGTTGAAGCAGGAAAAGCAGCGGTTCCTCGCGTTGGCACATTGTTAAGTGCACATGTAATTCCAAGGGCAGCAGACGATGTTTTTACAACAATCATTAATCATCCCCAAGCAAAACCAAAAGTAGAAAAAAACGTGGAAAGAGTACCGAAAACATCCTCCCGTAGTAAAGCTCAAGTAAAAGAAACTGCCCAAAATTCTTCTACAGATGCTCAAAGTGAATAATCAATTTCGCCTTGGCGTAATTGTAGTTGCCGCTTCGCTTTCACTACAGAGAACATTTGTAGCTGCCGCTTCGCTTTCACTACAGAGAACATTTGTAGCTGCCGCTTCGCTTTCACTACAGAGAACATTTGTAGCTGCCGCTTCGCTTTCACTACAGAGAACATTTGTAGCTGCCGCTTCGCTTTCGCACAGTAAAGAATTGCTGAATGAAGATAAAATGATCTCTGTATCTATATGACAATGTATCACTATGAGGAGTGAAGATAATGGGATTTAAAAGGCCAAAGATCGCCATTATTGGTGCTGGTCATACAGGTGCCACTGTAGCTTTAATGGTTGCTCAAAAAGAAATCGGAGATATCGTTCTAGTCGATATTCCAGATTTAGAAAAACCAGCTAAGGGGAAGGCGCTAGATATTTTACAAACAGGCCCAATAGAAAAATTTAATGTGCATATTGCAGGTACAGCACAATATGAGGAAATTGCCCATGCAGATATTGTTGTCATAACAGCAGGTATTGCTAGAAAACCTGGAATGACTCGAGAGGATTTGATTACAACAAATGCCTCGATTATTCGTTCTGTTAGCGAAAATGTAAAGCGCTTTGCCCCAAACAGCTATGTCATTGTGCTGAGTAACCCTGTCGATGCTATGACCTATGTTTGTCTAGAAACTACAGGCTTCTCCAAAAATCGTGTTATGGGGCAATCAGGCATTTTAGATACAGCTCGCTTTAATACATTTATTGCAGAGGCACTGCAGCTAGCAGTAGAGGACGTGTCGAGCTTTGTTTTGGGAGGGCATGGAGATGAGATGGTGCCACTTGTGCGCTATACGTATGTCGGTGGAATCCCGCTCGAGAAAATGCTTCCAAAAGCACAAATCCAACAATTAGTGGAACGGACACGGAAAGGTGGCGGCGAAATTGTGGAGCTTCTTGGCAATGGTAGTGCCTATTACGCGCCAGCAGCATCAATTGTCCAAATGATAGAAGCCATCATCAAGGATAAACGAAAAGTTATGCCCGTTATCGCTTATTTACAGGGTGAATACCATGTAACCGATGCTTGTATTGGTGTACCAGTTATTCTTGGTGGGAATGGAATAGAAAGTGTTATTGAATTACACTTGAACGAAGAAGAACATCAGGCATTTAGCAAGTCTGTTCAGGCTGTCAATTGTACGTTAAACTATATTAAATAAATCATTACACCATCTAATAAGGAAGGCGTATTAGATGGTTTATTACATACTTAGCGAAAGCAACTTAACATTAACACAATGTTAGGTTGCTTTCGTTTTTCTTAATATTCTTTCAATAAATGAAAGATTTCTGTACAAATAGAACGTTAAAGTCGTAAGCTTAATAGAAGAACATATGAAGCAGACATTTATCATTGTTGATAGTCAAAACTCTTATTTGAGTCAAAAAAATACTTGAGCACACTCAAACCAAGTGAAGGTTAATTATCCAGTTTACCGTTTGGAGGATTGTGCATTTGGCAAGCTAGGTTGGGAGCTTTACCAAAGGGTTCTACGGCAATCGGAGGATAAGGTAATTCAATAAAAACATGGGATTCATTTATCGAACAGAATTAGCGCAATTTTTCTGTAAAATAAACTAAGATATAAAATTAAAAAAGGGGAACTTCATATGAATAAAAGACAGTGGAGAGTAGGAATTTTTTTATTTGATGATGTAGAGGTTTTAGATTTTGCTGGGCCATTTGAAGTCTTTTCTGTCACTGAAATAGAAAATGGTCAGCAGCCATTTGTCGTAGAAACAGTATCAGAGAAAGGGAACTTAGTAATTGCTACTAATGGGTTAAAGGTACAGCCTGATTACAGTTTTGATAATGTCCCTAGATTTGATATTTTAATTATACCTGGAGGTCTAGGTGCAAGAGAACGAGAAATGTATAATGATAATGTAATAAACTGGATTACAAATCAAATGAAAACGGTGCAACTCATGACATCTGTATGTACGGGTGCTTTACTATTAGCAAAGGCTGGTTTACTTAATGGTAAAATGGCGACGACTCATTGGGCAAGTCTTGAAAGGTTAAAAATAGAATTTCCACAAGTCGAAGTACAACGGGAAGTTAAATTTGTAGATGAAGGCAATGTAATTACATCTGGTGGAATTTCAGCAGGTATCAATATGTCATTTCATATTGTGAAAAGATTACTAGGTTCTGAAGTTGCTCAGAATACTGCTAAAATTATGGAATACGAAATTATTATTTAAATGATAAATGCCTAGCAAATTATAAGGCATCACGAATCGATTTGGCAACAATGGTTTGTCACTACCCAGCTATGAACTTCTTTAAAAACTGATAAAAGAGAGGATCCAATGATGCTTATCAAACAACAGGAATTTTATATAAATGGTCTTCGTTACACGATTAGATCCGCTACTATCCCAGATGCACAAGCATTATCAGACCTAAGATTACAATTAGATGGAGAAACGGAAAATTTTGATCGCGAGCATGGAGAAGCATTTATCGATACAGCTGGGTTTGAACAGATTATTCGTATAGATACAGAAAGCCCAAGCAATATATGTTTAGTAGCTGTCGTCGATAACCAGATTATCGGATTTTCAAGATGCGAGGGATCAGCATTAAAACGATTAGCGCATAAAGTGGAATTTGGTGTAGGTGTAATGAAGGAATTTTGGGGCTATGGCATCGGTAAAAACCTCTTACAAGTATCGATCGATTGGGCAGATGCCAACAATATAAAAAAAATAGTCTTACAAGTTTTAGAGACAAATGACAAAGCAAGTAGACTCTATAAAAAACTTGGCTTTACTGTAGAAGGTATTTTAAAAAATGATAAACGCCTTTCTGATGGCAAATACTATCATACCATTATTATGGGTAGATGGAAGGCATAAAACCAGCAATATAAGTGGTTCGAAACCACGCCTCCTACGCAAAAGAGATACTTGGAAATAGAAAAAAATCCTTAATATAAATAATATGAGCTATTATGAAAATAAAAAAGAAGGAAGTGTGCTAATTTGAAAAGAGAGGGAATTGTAGAATGGTATAAAGAAGAGGAGGGCTATGGACGGATCCTTCTTGAAGGTGAAGAAGTACATGTTTTCGTTCATTTTAGCTCAATTCTTTTGGATAAAGATCGATTTCCTGATCATTTTAGATACCTTCGTCAGAAGCAAAAAGTCACCTTCGATTTAATTGAAACATCCACGACAGGTGAACAGAAGTATGTAGCTGAAAATGTGATGATAATTTCTGACTAAAGCATACTCATCCTATGCAGAGGCACTAAAAAAGTCGATTTGCCACAAAAATGTGATACAAATTGACTATTTTAAGTTTTCAAATCTAATAAAAAGACTGATTTCTAATATAAAAAAAGAATTTTTTTAGTTTTCAGTGCCCTCTCTTGTGCAATGGCGGTTTTTTATGTAATGTCAGCATATTAGCAAAATCCTTTTGAATATGAACTAAACCATCATACATAACATAGTATAAATAAAATGTTATAAAAGGATGATGCTTAACATGTCAGCTAGGATTTCCAAAGCACAAAATGGTTCCCTTTCTAGGGGAGGAGGTACATCTGAAGGTTGGGATGATATTGATCGTTGGGAAAATGACGGGGGCAGGAGTCTTGATACATGGTGAATATTTTTTAATCGAATGAGACTGGGATAAAAACAAAAAAATGTTAGACCAATTGTATCTTGGTCTAACATTTTTTTTGATTCATGAAGAAACTCTCAACTTAATGAAGTAAAAATTTATTATCCATTTTCGATATTTTTCATAAAAATCGAAGTTATGTCCAGCCGCTTAAAAATGTAATGAGGATTACTTAAATTGAATTGTATCCATATAAGTCGCTGTTCCTTGTTCGAACTGAACTTTTACATGCATATAATACGTGCCTATTGGATATGTACCATCTTCATTTATAATCTTTTCAACCTTGTTCATTTGCTCATCCAAAAACACCATTTCACTGTGAAGTATATCCAAGTCATTAGTCATCAGTTTGACTTTTTCTGGTTTCTGAAGGGGAATAGCTTCATTAAAGGATGCTTGTATATTCGACAGCGGTGTTTCGTGTTCTTTTTGCTTTTTTTCTCCTGTTTTAATGTCAGTGTATGTCCAACTATATTGTTGGAGGTATAAGGAGAGTTGTTCTTCTTCGTTTATTGCAAATGCTAGTTGAGGTGGTTGTTCATAGATGGGTTGTCCAAGCGAGATAGGCTTTTGATCCTGAATAACCATACCGACAAGTGTATCATTACCTGCAATATCTATTTTATAATGCAGGGTCCATATGTCCTTTTTAGCATCAAACTTTATATTGGTGATGATTGGGTTGTACTCAAGATTTTCTGCTACTTTAGAGAGGACCTCATTTGTAGATAGTGTACTATTTAATTTTGATGGTACAATTTCAATTTTATCTGTACTTGTTTGACCTGGATAAGATTCATTAATTGCCCCAGCCCATACTTTCACATAGTCACCCACAGCTAATTTCATGGTTGTGGAAACCCATAATGCATTCACAAACTGTGGATTCGAATTATTTAAATAGACCGGATCATTACTGACAACTAAGTATCTACCATCTTCTGCTGCTGTTATATATCCTTCCATAGTAGCAGAGCTTCGTTTGTTTTTGGTACCATTTGCTGTGCCGCAACTAGCTAGAATAAGGATTATCATACATGCTAATATTATTTTTTTAAAGTGATACCTCCTATTTACGAATTAGACGCTTTCATTTCTGATAGGTTACTCTAGTTATCATCAGGTTAGCATTCAAGGCAAATTCTTTGGCACCAAGTAAAAAGATGTGTAGAAAGGATGTAGAAAAGTATACAAATGAACAAATAAGAGAACATATACATCTCATCAAACAATGAACGAACAGCATGATAGGATTTTTCACCAAAAAATTCAGTTCTCTATAAAGTACGACATTGTAAGTTTTATTTAATAATTTCCATAATTTTGGTTGACATAAAATGTGTATTAAGCCTATAATACATTCGAAGTGTATTATAGGCTTAATACGTTTTTTGAGATGGTGTATTAGGTGATTAATACAGATAGTTCGGTGCTAAAGCTATATGATTTAGTGCATAGTTGAACCAATGCATTGCCTATCATTTTGCGTATTGTGTATTAAGTGATTAATACACGGAATATTATTGCAAGGAGTTGAATTAATTGACTGTAAAGTTTAATAATCGAGATCCGGTTTATGTACAGGTTATCCGGCATTTTAAAGAGCAAATTGCCAAGGGATTCTTTGAACCTGGTCAGGAAGTTCCTTCAAGAAGGGAACTAGCCAATCAGCTGAAGATTAACCCAAATACTGCACAAAGGGCTTATAAGGAAATGGAGGAACAAGGATTGATTTTTACTGAGGGAAATATGCCAAGCTGTATTACGAAAGATGAAGCGGTCCTTAAAAGTGTCCGTGAAGAATTAATTATCGAAGCCGTTGACTTATTTTTAGGTTCTATAAAAGCCATCAATGTGCCGTTATCTGAAGTGTTGAAACTAGTTGAGAAAAAGTATGAGGCTGAAAGTGGGGAAACGGAGGAATCAATATGATCGAAGTGAAAAATGTCCATAAAAAATACGGCAGGAAACAAGTGTTAAAAGATCTTTCCTTTACTGCTAAAAAGGGTGAAATTACTTGCTTAATTGGGATAAATGGAGTAGGAAAGACGACAATCATGAAGGCTATTATGGCACTCACACCGATTAATAGCGGTGAAATTTTAATAGATGGGGAAAAAATTCGGAGGGATAGTTTTGAAAAAATAACTTTTATTCCGGATACAATCGCGACGCTGCCACAAATGAGAATTGCTGAGGCTTTTACGTTCATGGCGGATTTTTATAAAAGTTGGAACCCACAAAGGGCAGAGGAGCTGTTGCAATTTTTTAAGCTAGACCCAACTGAAAAAATTGCTAATTTATCAAAGGGGAGTACGGCTAAAGTCAATATGCTGTTAGGCTTAGCGCTAGATGTGGATTACTTACTGATGGATGAACCATTCTCTGGTATTGATATGTTCTCACGGGAACAGATTGCCGAAGTGTTTACAAGCCATTTAATTGAAGAACGTGGTGTAATTCTCACAACCCATGAAATCAGTGATATTGAACACTTAATTGATAAAGCCGTACTTATTGATAATGGTGAAGTAATAAAGGAATTTAGCGTGGAGGAAGTGCGTGAGAATGAAGGAAAATCAGTTGTTGATGTAATGCGGGAGGTGTATCGAGGATGAAAAATTATTTAAAGCTTGTAAACTTTGAAATAAGCCGATTTTTCAAATTGTATTTAATTCTAATAGGGTTGACAATAGTCTGTCAGTTAATTGGAGTAATTAGAGTCTCAAAAGGATATATGGATCTAGCTGAAAAGGTGATGGATAAAAATCAACTATCAGTGAGCCAATTTATTGAGCAATATGGAACTTTTTCTTTCCAACGTTTTGTTTATTCTGAATGGTTTTTGATGTCAATTTATATTTGTATCGCTATGTTAATAATTTATGTTTTTTTAATTTGGTATCGAGATTGGCTCGGAAAAAATTCTTTCATTTACAGATTATTGATGTTGCCGACTGAAAGAATTACTATTTATTTCGCTAAACTGACGGCAATTATGCTTTTGCTTCTTGGTCTAATTACCTTACAACTATTATTAGTACTAATCGAAATACAAATTGTAAATAGTATTGTACCAGCAGATTTCCGAACATATAGTTATGGGATTAGTAATATAGATATATTTGTCTTAATGTATCCTAACACATTTACTGAATTTGTCCTGATTTATGGAATTGGGCTAATCTTCGTAGCAGTACTATTCACGGCTATATTATTTGAGCGGAGTTACCGTTTAAAGGGTATTTTCTTTGCAATCGTTTATGGAGTGCTTTCATTAGGTGTCTTTTTTGCACCGTTATTATTAAATGGTTTTTACCCACGCTATTTTTATCCACTTGAAATCATACTAATGGGGATGGTAACAAGCTTCATTGTTTTAGGTAGCACCATTTGGATCGCGAATCACTTGCTTAAACATAAAATAATGGTCTAATGGGAGGGAATGACAATGAAAAAATATTGGAGAACGATAGTAATTAGCTTAGTAATCGTGGCAACAATTAGTACTTACTATATCCAAGGAGCAATGTCTTCTAAAAACGATGTAACCTTTAAATTTAAAACGACTAGTGGAAATAAGGAAGAAATTGAAAATCTTGTGCTTCAGGCAAGCTATAAGCATGGTGATATTTATCATCCGTTATACATATCAAAGGATGGTTCAACTAATCCGAGAAGCCGGTTTATTATTGAAGATTTAATAGCTGATCCTGTACCTTTGGAGTTTGAAAAATATATTCAAGATTACCGCAAGTTTATGCGCGGAAAAGTATTTGACCCGAGTAACTACTTTGAAGATGAGGCTCGTTTGATTTACACAGATTTTTCGGTTAAAAATAGACAAGTGTTAACACTTCAAATCGATATTCTTGACAAGCAGACAAATGATAGTACATCATTTGAAGTTACTACCTCAGGCCAAGCAAATAATAGCTGGATGCAGGTGAATGATGTCTATGTGAAAAATGGGGAAATAAAGATACTAGGAACGAGCTATCTCTATAATGATGAAGAGGAATTACACGTATATACGGTAAATGAAAACAAAAAGGAATTAGAAGATGATTCAATTATTGCAAAATCAGAGCCAGACATGTCCAGCATCCGCATATATAATGATTCCAGTAAAATTAAAAATGAAAACTATTACTTATACAAGGTAGATAAATATAAAAATAAAAGTGAAGATGCTGAGTCTGTCATTATTTCTAGCCAAGCGTACCTTCATAACAACCTCAATAATGAAGTTGAAGAAATAGATATTGCTAACAAATTAAAATCGGAGATGAACTCGATGATTCTTCATGGAGGAGAGGTATTCATTCCTGTTCATTCAGCCAACGGTTTAGAGTTGAATCGTTATAATATTAAAAAGAAACAATGGGGAGAGCCTTTACACTTTAACTTTCCAACTAAGGCTAATAATGAAGAAGAACTTTTTTTACAGCTTACAGGTGGTAAACTTTATTCAGTGAATCGTGTTTCTGACGGTTATTCGCTATTTATCGGAGATTTACATACAGGGAAATCATTGTATGAAGGTAAAATCATCGATGAAAACAGAGAAAATCTTAATAAAGATTTCTCGCTTACTATCGATCAAATATATAGCATCTATTAAAGCTATTCGAGGTTGTTCAATTAAGTGAATCACGTAGGTAGCTAATTGGCTGAAATGAATTCAATATAGGTTCATTCCAGCCAATTTTTAGTTCTTTGGTTATTGAGTTAATAGCTGCGAAGTGTGAATTTAAGTGAAACCTTATCTAACACAGCAGCGATTAGTATCCCTACTGTATATCGAATTAAATCCTCTGTAAGAAAACCTTTACCAAGTATTAAAGCCCCAAGCGTTGTTGCACGAATCTGATTGATCCAATTTTCCTGATATAACTGACTAAATTCAATGCTGAAACTAAACAAAAAACTGAGCAAAATAGCTGTGAGGGTGCTCTTCCGTACTAGCAAAAATCGAAATCCAAAATAGACCATTATAGCCCATAGTACGTCCCCAGCGTTTTGAGCCACAAAGGGTGAAAGGGAAAGACTCCATTTTCTTGAGGCAAGTCCTAAAAAAATAGTGATTATAATCGTTATTAAATAAACTATTCGCATGTTTTGGCATTGTGAGTTTATAGGTTTCAATAGGATCACTCTTTCAGCATCTCGATCGTATTCTTTTGCTTTCATTATCTCATACATGGTGGCAATAAAACTATTACATTTAGTTTCATAGCAGGGCATCAAGGACCATTTCTTTTAACGGGGGCTCATATGCATATTTATTTCTCATCTGCTTTTTCAAAATAAACGATTTCACACAATCTGATGTGATGAAATTTTCCATTAACTACAAGAGCTACATGATCAATGAAAACATTATCTAGAGTACCTATCAATTTGCCGACAGTTGTTGTGATGACAATCATTAGCCCTTTATGTTGAATCAAGTTCCCGATAAATTTGGGCTCAATTGTATAATTTACATTTTTTGGCAATACAGTAGCTTCCCAGTGCTGTACATCTTCATTCCGATGATGTGTAGGGGTTGGGAATGAAAAGTGGGAGGGCGGGTAGGTTTTGCCAACTGATGACGAACTGCTATTGATGAGTTGAAAGCATTGACTGATAAAATGCTACCGTTTTTGCTTTGTAGATGAAAATCAACTTTGTAAAAAAGAACAATTTTGGTTTAAATACCACATAATGGTAAAATGGCGTGGAGGCTATGAGGATTAGTCGAAAGAAATTTCGAAGCGAAGGAGGGAAAAAACGAACACCGTGAGATATTCGTTTAGGAGTTATTATTTTTCAGTTACTGTATTCCCCATTGCAATAGAAATTCTATTCCAATTGTTGATCTGATTAATGATTAGAACAAGGTCAACATACTGTTTCTCGTCATAGTATTCACATACACGCTTATATAGTTCATCTGGAACTCTTTTAGTAGGAATTAAAGTTATATGCTCAGATAATTCTAGAGCAACTTTCTCTTCAGGTGTATAAAAAATACATTCATTCCAAGCATTTAAACAATAAATACGTTGTTCTGTTTCACCCATCTTACGAGCATCGGATGTATGCAAGTCTATGCAGAACGCGCATCCATTAATTTGGGAGACCCTTATTTTGATAAGTTCCCTAGTTACTCGATTAATTGTAGACTTCTTTGTGTATTTTTCCATATCCATCATAATTTTCATACCATCAGGTGCAACATCATAGTAAGCAACTCTTTGGCTCATACGGCAAGACTCCTTTTGTGTATAAGATAAGTTTATTATAACACTACTCGCGAACGTTTGTACTGATTTTTAGCTTTGTGAAATTCGATTTAAATGGAATTTAAGAAAGAACGGATGAGTTTATTTGGAAAAAGGTCAAACGGTCTATTTTATAGAGCGTATTTTTTACAGAAATAAAGGTCTAATTTATCTTCATTCAGCAGAAGACTCCCACCTCTACAGATGGTGAGATGAATGCGGTTTTGGTTTCTTTTCAGTGGGTGTCCAAACTGAATGAAGATA
This genomic stretch from Lysinibacillus pakistanensis harbors:
- a CDS encoding BMC domain-containing protein, with the protein product MTKSIGIVETRGLAISIQIADAMLKGAAIRLLRQETIDLALVTIAIEGDTEAIREAIEIGTKMAKAANQWIASTTILRPEDAVNGLVMEIAKKPT
- the fabG gene encoding 3-oxoacyl-ACP reductase FabG encodes the protein MKVDLSGKVVIVTGGSKGIGKGIATVFAKQGAHVVIAARGLEHTTKLATELQMQGYSASGAAVDVESYESVKNMAQEVASKYGAIDILCSNAGIFPSVKLEDMSTDQWDHVLNVNARGTMFAVKACVPYLKNADYGRVIITSSITGPVTGYAGWTHYAASKAAQLGFMRTAALELAHYNITVNAVLPGNIATEGLDGLGEEYLQKMAKAIPFGGLGSVEDIAYAALFLSSKEAGFITGQSIIIDGGQTLPEDAEAF
- a CDS encoding BMC domain-containing protein, producing MNNFGALGMIETKGLVGSIEAADAMVKAANVNIIGKVHVGGGIVTVLVRGDVGAVKAATDAGAAAAQRVGELLSVHVIPRPHAELEAILPLT
- a CDS encoding phosphate propanoyltransferase; its protein translation is MNQQAIEQIVNEVIAELLHTKQEAPITQYDIPIGISARHIHLKQEHVEHLFGKGEQLTAKKMLSQPGQFAANETLMVVGPKGSISNVRVLGPARSLTQVEVSHTDAIALGIQPPIRESGNIAGSASCTLVGPKGSLYLHEGVIIAQAHIHMSPEEASGLNVFDGEYVSIKTQGIRPVTFHHVKVRVSERYRLEMHIDTDEANAGFLKSGATGTLVKENKEELTYNSSQKTTIVQANEINERIITEKDLLAFQGQTIIVPRFTRFTALAMDAVVTLGITIEYKDEG
- a CDS encoding EutN/CcmL family microcompartment protein produces the protein MRIGTVVGNIWATRKEEGLQGLKLLIIQPKKTDGQLGDEQIVAADRIGAGVGDDVILTMGSAAVRSFSKETICPIDAIIVGIIDATEGS
- a CDS encoding BMC domain-containing protein; its protein translation is MKEAIGMIETYGMVGSIEAADAMLKASNVQLVKHELIDGGIVTVIVEGDVGAVQAAVEAGKAAVPRVGTLLSAHVIPRAADDVFTTIINHPQAKPKVEKNVERVPKTSSRSKAQVKETAQNSSTDAQSE
- the mdh gene encoding malate dehydrogenase; this encodes MGFKRPKIAIIGAGHTGATVALMVAQKEIGDIVLVDIPDLEKPAKGKALDILQTGPIEKFNVHIAGTAQYEEIAHADIVVITAGIARKPGMTREDLITTNASIIRSVSENVKRFAPNSYVIVLSNPVDAMTYVCLETTGFSKNRVMGQSGILDTARFNTFIAEALQLAVEDVSSFVLGGHGDEMVPLVRYTYVGGIPLEKMLPKAQIQQLVERTRKGGGEIVELLGNGSAYYAPAASIVQMIEAIIKDKRKVMPVIAYLQGEYHVTDACIGVPVILGGNGIESVIELHLNEEEHQAFSKSVQAVNCTLNYIK
- a CDS encoding DJ-1/PfpI family protein, which encodes MNKRQWRVGIFLFDDVEVLDFAGPFEVFSVTEIENGQQPFVVETVSEKGNLVIATNGLKVQPDYSFDNVPRFDILIIPGGLGAREREMYNDNVINWITNQMKTVQLMTSVCTGALLLAKAGLLNGKMATTHWASLERLKIEFPQVEVQREVKFVDEGNVITSGGISAGINMSFHIVKRLLGSEVAQNTAKIMEYEIII
- a CDS encoding GNAT family N-acetyltransferase, with amino-acid sequence MLIKQQEFYINGLRYTIRSATIPDAQALSDLRLQLDGETENFDREHGEAFIDTAGFEQIIRIDTESPSNICLVAVVDNQIIGFSRCEGSALKRLAHKVEFGVGVMKEFWGYGIGKNLLQVSIDWADANNIKKIVLQVLETNDKASRLYKKLGFTVEGILKNDKRLSDGKYYHTIIMGRWKA
- a CDS encoding cold-shock protein: MKREGIVEWYKEEEGYGRILLEGEEVHVFVHFSSILLDKDRFPDHFRYLRQKQKVTFDLIETSTTGEQKYVAENVMIISD
- a CDS encoding DUF3221 domain-containing protein; translation: MEGYITAAEDGRYLVVSNDPVYLNNSNPQFVNALWVSTTMKLAVGDYVKVWAGAINESYPGQTSTDKIEIVPSKLNSTLSTNEVLSKVAENLEYNPIITNIKFDAKKDIWTLHYKIDIAGNDTLVGMVIQDQKPISLGQPIYEQPPQLAFAINEEEQLSLYLQQYSWTYTDIKTGEKKQKEHETPLSNIQASFNEAIPLQKPEKVKLMTNDLDILHSEMVFLDEQMNKVEKIINEDGTYPIGTYYMHVKVQFEQGTATYMDTIQFK
- a CDS encoding GntR family transcriptional regulator, which produces MTVKFNNRDPVYVQVIRHFKEQIAKGFFEPGQEVPSRRELANQLKINPNTAQRAYKEMEEQGLIFTEGNMPSCITKDEAVLKSVREELIIEAVDLFLGSIKAINVPLSEVLKLVEKKYEAESGETEESI